A single Bufo bufo chromosome 6, aBufBuf1.1, whole genome shotgun sequence DNA region contains:
- the LOC121003946 gene encoding gastrula zinc finger protein XlCGF26.1-like, translating into MDSDRDKMAERILNLILEIVFRLTGEEYTVVKKTSSEAPVSEGWGGTLNPIKGPPPHPLIHEEINEEKILDLIHKIIELLTGEVPIRCQDITVYFSMEEWEYIEGHQDLYKDVMMKDHRPYTSPARSSKRTAPGRCPSPQDGSEEHHSVLQDDQLLDQGNLKQSNAAAIMKEEETYVRGNEQCNGNLPKDNRPDDCTGRSEGHPISSDSNADNYITQDIYKDHTIIPEKPLPLHSKDLLGVKHQRAKEKPFSCSECGQCFSHKSSLVKHTRIHTGEKPYSCSECGKCFKRKSDLVPHQRIHTGEKPFSCSECGKCFNWRPHLAIHQRIHTGMKPYPCSECGKCFTIKSNLAKHKRIHTGEKPFSCTECGKSFTEKSTLVIHERCHTGVKPFSCADCGKYFSQKSVLVAHQRIHTGLKPFSCAECGNCFNQKSDLVAHQRNHAGMKPFPCSECGKCFTIKSNLTKHKRIHTEEKPFSCFQCGKCFKHKPTLIQHERSHTGAKPFSCADCGKYFSSKSSHAVHQRIHTGEKPFSCSDCGKCFTQKSYLVEHLRTHTGEKPYSCSECGKCFTKKSHLATHLRTHTGEKPYSCSDCGKCFTKKSYLFKHEKNHTGEKP; encoded by the exons ATGGACAGTGACAgagacaagatggcggagagaATATTAAATCTCATCCTGGAGATCGtcttccggcttactggagag GAATACACAgtggtgaagaagacctctagtgaggctcctgtgtctgaaggatggggagGAACCCTGAATCCCATCAAGGGacctccacctcaccccctgatTCATGAGGAGATCAATGAAGAGAAGATCCTAGATCTCATCCACAAAATCATTGAGctactgactggagag gttcctataaggtgtcaggacatcaccgtctatttctccatggaggagtgggagtatatagaaggacaccaggatctgtacaaggacgtcatgatgaaGGATCACAGACCCTACACATCACCAG CGAGATCCAGTAAGAGAACAGCACCGGGGAGATGTCCCAGtccacaggatggttcagaagagCATCACAGTGTCCTACaagatgatcag CTTTTggatcagggtaatctgaagcagAGTAATGCTGCGGCCATAATGAAAGAGGAGGAGACTTATGTGAGGGGTAATGAGCAGTGCAACGGAAACCTTCCTAAAGACAACCGCCCAG ATGATTGTACCGGGAGATCAGAGGGACATCCGATATCTTCAGATTCTAATGCAGATAATTATATCACACAAGATATTTACAAGGATCACACCATTATCCCTGAGAAACCCTTGCCCCTTCATAGCAAAGATCTACTGGGTGTTAAACATCAAAGAGCAaaggagaagccgttttcatgttcggaatgtggACAGTGTTTTAGCCACAAATCGTCCCTCGTTAAACACactagaattcacacaggagagaagccttactcatgttcagagtgtgggaagtgttttaagcGGAAATCTGATCTTGTGCCAcaccagagaattcacacaggggagaagcctttttcttgttcagaatgtgggaagtgttttaactGGAGGCCGCATCTtgctatacatcagagaattcacacgggGATGAAGCCATAtccgtgttcagaatgtggaaaatgtttcacaATCAAATCAAATCTTGCtaaacataagagaattcacacaggggagaagccattttcatgtactGAGTGTGGGAAGAGTTTTACAGAAAAATCAACTCTTGTTATCCATGAGAGATGTCACACGGGagtgaagccgttttcatgtgcTGATTGTGGGAAATATTTTAGCCAGAAATCGGTTCTTGTTgcgcatcagagaattcacacagggttgAAGCCTTTTTCGTGTGCTGAATGCGGGAATTGTTTTAATCAGAAATCTGATCTTGTTGCACATCAGAGAAATCATGCAGGGATGAAGCCGTttccatgctcagaatgtggaaaatgttttacaattaaatcaaatctTACgaaacataagagaattcacacagaggagaaaccattttcatgttttcAATGCGGGAAATGTTTCAAACATAAACCAACTCTTATTCAACATGAGAGAAGCCACACAGGGGCAAAGCCGTTTTCATGTGCAGATTGTGGGAAATATTTTAGCAGTAAATCGAGTCATgctgtacatcagagaattcacacaggggagaagccattttcatgctctgattgtggcaaatgttttactcagaaatcgTATCTTGTTGAgcatctgagaactcacacaggagagaagccatattcatgttctgaatgtgggaaatgctttacgaAAAAATCACATC